In Panacibacter ginsenosidivorans, the following proteins share a genomic window:
- a CDS encoding ABC transporter ATP-binding protein, protein MTDKEDIQDDDKEPVISIRDLKKSFGALTVLNGINIDIFKGENIAVLGRSGSGKSVLIKIISGLLKPDSGMVKVLGQEVDKISTAALQQLRLKIGFSFQSSALYDSMSVKENLAFPLVRNRRNLSSKEVNNAIEAVLNDVGLSQTINQMPSELSGGQKKRIGIARTLILQPEIMLYDEPTSGLDPITSIEINNLILKVQQQYNTSSIIITHDLTCAKATANRVAMLLDGKFLTTGSFEEVFNTQDTAVRTFYDYNFIN, encoded by the coding sequence TTGACAGATAAAGAAGATATACAGGATGATGATAAAGAGCCGGTGATCTCCATAAGAGATTTAAAGAAATCTTTTGGCGCACTTACAGTACTTAATGGGATTAATATTGATATTTTCAAAGGAGAAAATATTGCCGTGCTGGGCCGCTCAGGAAGTGGTAAATCTGTTTTAATAAAAATTATTTCCGGCCTGCTTAAGCCAGACAGCGGTATGGTAAAAGTATTGGGGCAGGAAGTAGATAAAATAAGTACCGCAGCATTGCAACAACTACGTTTGAAAATAGGATTTTCTTTTCAAAGCAGTGCCTTGTATGATAGTATGAGTGTAAAGGAAAACTTGGCATTTCCACTGGTAAGGAACCGTCGTAATTTAAGCTCCAAAGAAGTTAACAATGCCATTGAAGCAGTGTTGAATGATGTAGGATTATCACAAACCATCAACCAGATGCCATCGGAACTATCAGGGGGCCAAAAGAAACGTATTGGCATAGCACGTACACTAATTCTGCAACCGGAAATTATGTTGTATGATGAACCAACGTCTGGCCTCGATCCTATAACTTCTATTGAAATAAATAATCTTATTTTAAAAGTGCAACAGCAATACAATACAAGTTCCATCATCATTACACATGATCTTACCTGTGCAAAAGCTACAGCCAACAGGGTAGCAATGTTATTGGATGGAAAATTTTTGACAACGGGCAGTTTTGAAGAGGTGTTTAATACACAGGATACGGCAGTAAGAACTTTTTACGATTACAATTTTATTAACTAG
- a CDS encoding tRNA-(ms[2]io[6]A)-hydroxylase, with protein sequence MSDTTGDATRNTADNKKYSMDINIEAQKNILGLQLHTDPRWVDIAGLSLEEILTDHAYCEQKAATTCISLIQKYAEKDKLVNELAPIVTEEWGHFRLVLQELRKRGLQLGKQRRDEYVNKLLEFQQKGGNAEGRFLDQMLTMALIEARSCERFKRLSEGLNDAYMRNFYRRFMESEAGHYALFIDLAETYIDKEKVRKRWAEWLAYEKDVMTHLELRSDRIH encoded by the coding sequence GTGAGTGACACAACAGGCGATGCCACACGGAATACAGCCGATAACAAAAAATATTCGATGGATATAAATATTGAAGCACAAAAAAATATTCTTGGTCTGCAATTACACACCGATCCAAGATGGGTTGATATTGCAGGTTTAAGTCTTGAGGAAATTCTTACAGATCATGCCTATTGCGAACAGAAAGCCGCAACAACTTGTATATCGCTGATCCAGAAATATGCAGAAAAAGATAAGCTTGTTAATGAGCTTGCACCAATCGTTACAGAAGAATGGGGGCATTTTCGGTTGGTGTTGCAGGAGTTGCGCAAACGTGGTTTGCAACTGGGCAAACAACGCAGAGATGAATATGTAAATAAGTTGTTGGAATTTCAACAGAAAGGAGGCAATGCAGAGGGCCGTTTTCTTGATCAGATGCTAACGATGGCATTGATAGAAGCACGAAGCTGTGAGCGTTTCAAGCGTTTAAGCGAAGGTTTGAATGATGCATATATGCGAAATTTTTACCGGCGTTTTATGGAGAGCGAAGCGGGCCATTATGCATTATTCATTGATCTTGCAGAAACATATATTGATAAAGAAAAAGTACGCAAACGCTGGGCTGAATGGCTGGCTTATGAAAAGGATGTAATGACGCATCTTGAATTACGCAGTGACAGAATTCATTGA
- a CDS encoding penicillin acylase family protein, which produces MRIIPFLLSVAATIGLVYTLNIQLSVNGGKTPKLGYLLSPQKGFWQNAEPTNTSFDEAMISDNLQGNSEVYLDDRLVPHIYATNEHDAYFIQGYLHAKFRLWQMEFQTNAAGGRLSEIMGDSSNGTNFHNIDKFFRRLGMVYGAENTLKAMEQDSGLKAACDAYTDGVNAYINSLDESSYPFEFKLLDYKPEPWTNLRTALLAKYMAWDLAGFEQDFEMTNARSIFTKEQFEALYPYQADSLDPVNPRGTVFPKRGADIIPPTLADSAYLIFKEAATAFTDIKPDYDNGSNNWAIDSSKSKSKRPILCNDPHLNLNLPSIWYEMQISAPGLNVYGASLPGAPCIVIGFNDSCAWGVTNAERDVRDYYEITFKDSTRQEYMFDSTWYTTTFRQEIIKIKGKPDDTLQIPMTVWGPVMYDTSFPDKLHTGKAYAVKWMAHEESDELKTFYQLNKAKNFEDYKSAINTYKCPGQNFAFATKNGDIALRQQGKFPAKWRRQGDFVMPGSDSTFAWRGYVPDSLNFTMHNPARGFVSSANQYPYDTSYPYYLGGKYPLYRGILINRLLTNMHDATVDSMQQMQNNNYNLFAEMARPVLLRFMYDNTLSGDEQKYLDTFKAWNLRNDAASEATTIFNLWWDSLKVIVYGDELGQSQLPLVMPQKSTLLESMIKDSVKLFADDINTTEKETIADDVNAAFKKIIPEVKLMDEEDRLAWGKFKNSGVLHLLKIPSLSRLNLFAGGGEDIINAYKQYNGPSWKMIVELTDDINAYAIYPGGQSGNPGSKYYDAFIDDYIAGRYYKLLFTDKATLQKQTTLKGKITFSKSRQTT; this is translated from the coding sequence ATGAGAATTATCCCGTTTTTACTTTCTGTTGCTGCTACAATTGGTTTAGTATATACTTTAAATATACAATTATCTGTTAATGGTGGTAAAACACCAAAGCTGGGCTACCTTCTTTCGCCGCAAAAAGGTTTCTGGCAAAATGCTGAACCAACAAATACATCATTTGATGAGGCAATGATCTCAGATAATTTACAGGGTAATTCAGAAGTTTATCTTGATGACCGCCTGGTGCCGCACATATATGCAACCAATGAACATGATGCTTATTTTATACAGGGGTACCTGCATGCAAAGTTCCGTTTATGGCAAATGGAATTTCAGACAAATGCAGCAGGCGGGCGGCTTAGCGAAATAATGGGCGATAGCAGTAATGGAACAAACTTTCATAACATAGATAAATTCTTCAGGCGGCTGGGAATGGTGTATGGTGCTGAAAATACTTTAAAGGCAATGGAACAGGATTCCGGACTTAAAGCAGCCTGTGATGCATACACCGATGGGGTAAATGCTTACATTAATTCACTTGATGAAAGCAGTTACCCTTTTGAATTCAAATTACTCGATTATAAACCTGAACCCTGGACTAATTTACGTACGGCATTATTGGCAAAGTATATGGCCTGGGATCTTGCTGGTTTTGAACAGGATTTTGAAATGACCAATGCCAGATCGATATTTACAAAAGAGCAATTTGAAGCCTTATATCCTTACCAGGCTGATTCACTTGATCCGGTCAATCCAAGGGGAACTGTTTTTCCAAAACGTGGGGCAGACATTATACCCCCAACATTAGCAGATTCTGCGTACTTAATCTTTAAAGAAGCAGCAACAGCATTTACCGATATAAAACCTGACTACGACAATGGCAGTAATAACTGGGCTATTGACAGCAGTAAATCTAAAAGTAAAAGACCAATACTTTGTAACGATCCACATTTAAACCTTAACCTTCCCTCTATCTGGTATGAAATGCAGATCTCCGCACCAGGCTTAAATGTATACGGCGCAAGTCTTCCGGGAGCACCCTGTATAGTAATAGGATTTAATGATAGTTGTGCATGGGGTGTAACCAATGCTGAAAGAGATGTACGGGACTATTATGAAATAACATTCAAAGACAGTACCAGGCAGGAATACATGTTCGACAGTACATGGTACACAACCACTTTCAGGCAGGAGATCATAAAGATAAAAGGCAAACCCGATGATACACTGCAAATACCGATGACCGTTTGGGGACCTGTTATGTATGATACTTCATTTCCTGATAAATTACATACCGGTAAAGCTTATGCAGTTAAATGGATGGCACATGAAGAAAGCGATGAACTAAAAACTTTTTACCAGCTTAATAAAGCGAAGAATTTTGAAGACTATAAATCAGCTATTAATACTTACAAATGTCCTGGTCAAAATTTTGCTTTTGCCACAAAGAATGGCGACATAGCCTTGCGCCAGCAAGGTAAGTTCCCGGCAAAATGGAGAAGGCAGGGCGATTTTGTAATGCCTGGTAGTGACAGCACATTTGCCTGGCGCGGTTATGTACCAGACAGCCTTAACTTTACAATGCATAACCCCGCACGAGGTTTCGTAAGCAGCGCTAATCAGTATCCTTATGATACATCGTACCCATATTATCTTGGTGGCAAATATCCGCTATACAGGGGTATACTGATAAACAGGTTGTTGACAAATATGCATGATGCAACTGTTGATTCAATGCAACAGATGCAGAACAATAATTATAACCTCTTTGCAGAAATGGCAAGGCCTGTATTATTACGTTTTATGTATGACAATACATTAAGCGGAGACGAACAAAAATACCTGGATACGTTTAAAGCCTGGAATCTTCGCAATGATGCAGCATCTGAAGCAACGACCATATTTAACTTATGGTGGGATAGTTTAAAAGTGATAGTCTACGGAGATGAACTTGGGCAATCACAATTGCCATTAGTAATGCCGCAAAAAAGTACCTTACTGGAATCGATGATAAAAGACTCTGTAAAACTTTTTGCTGATGATATCAACACAACAGAAAAGGAAACAATTGCTGATGACGTTAATGCAGCTTTCAAAAAAATTATTCCTGAAGTTAAACTGATGGATGAAGAAGACAGGCTTGCATGGGGTAAATTCAAGAACAGCGGCGTATTGCACTTATTAAAAATACCTTCATTAAGCAGGCTTAATTTATTTGCAGGCGGCGGCGAAGATATCATCAATGCCTATAAGCAATACAACGGCCCAAGCTGGAAAATGATAGTAGAACTTACCGATGATATAAATGCATATGCTATTTATCCCGGGGGACAAAGTGGTAATCCCGGCAGTAAATATTACGATGCTTTTATTGATGATTATATTGCAGGCCGGTATTATAAATTGCTGTTTACCGATAAAGCAACATTACAAAAACAAACCACGTTGAAAGGAAAGATCACTTTCAGTAAATCAAGGCAAACAACATGA
- a CDS encoding MlaD family protein encodes MKPLKNNRPVIVGIFIFLALVILVVTVFTLGGQKKTFVKSFTINAVFNDVSGLLKGGNIWFSGVKVGTVKKISFYGNSQVLVTMSIEQDAQSQIHKDAKAKIGSDGLIGNKIIIIYGGNATTPHVEKNDYLSVEKALSTDDMLATLQANNKNLLEITNDFKSISKKIDSGKGTLGTLLNDSVIAIKLRTTVDNLQSTVANFKTASVSSKNVLFNLQDFSGKLNTQGNSIHDLVNDTVAYSSIKGTLLQLENAASAVSRFTANLETVSNRLNEKGNAVGVLLNDSAAAASLKTTLKNLESGSQKLDEDLEALQHNFLLKGFFKKKEKAKAKP; translated from the coding sequence ATGAAACCACTAAAAAATAACAGACCTGTAATAGTAGGAATTTTTATATTCCTTGCTTTGGTGATATTGGTTGTTACAGTATTTACCTTAGGCGGGCAGAAAAAGACTTTTGTAAAATCATTTACTATTAATGCGGTGTTTAATGATGTAAGCGGTTTACTTAAAGGAGGCAATATCTGGTTTTCGGGAGTTAAAGTGGGTACTGTAAAAAAAATAAGCTTTTATGGCAATTCACAGGTGCTGGTTACGATGAGTATTGAGCAGGATGCACAATCTCAGATACACAAAGATGCTAAAGCAAAGATTGGTTCTGATGGATTAATTGGTAATAAGATTATTATTATTTACGGAGGCAATGCTACCACACCGCACGTAGAAAAAAATGATTATTTATCGGTGGAAAAAGCACTGAGTACAGACGATATGCTGGCTACATTGCAGGCCAATAATAAAAACTTACTGGAGATAACCAATGACTTTAAAAGTATCAGCAAAAAGATAGATAGCGGAAAAGGTACCTTAGGTACTTTATTAAACGATTCTGTTATAGCTATTAAACTAAGAACTACTGTTGATAACCTGCAGTCAACAGTTGCTAATTTTAAAACAGCTTCTGTAAGTAGTAAAAATGTATTATTTAACCTGCAGGATTTCTCCGGTAAACTCAACACTCAGGGTAATTCTATACATGATCTGGTAAACGATACTGTTGCTTACAGTAGCATTAAAGGAACGTTACTACAATTAGAAAATGCTGCCAGCGCAGTAAGCCGGTTTACCGCCAACCTGGAAACGGTGAGCAACAGGTTAAATGAAAAAGGTAATGCTGTAGGTGTTTTATTAAATGATTCTGCCGCTGCAGCTTCTTTAAAAACAACTTTAAAAAATCTAGAAAGCGGCAGTCAGAAATTAGATGAAGATCTTGAAGCACTGCAGCATAACTTTTTATTGAAGGGGTTTTTCAAAAAGAAAGAAAAAGCAAAAGCAAAACCATAA
- a CDS encoding MlaE family ABC transporter permease yields MKTDSENSSALPEKKFFISGKTDSFFSGVYNVYVFIGHFFKETFSRPFEFKEVINQCYQVGYRSLPLVSLTGFITGIVFTKQSRPSLSTFGASSWLPSLISIAIIRALAPLVTALIAAGKVGSNIGAELGSMKVTEQIDAMEVSATNPFKFLVVTRILAITFMLPVLVLYTGFIGMMGAYLNIHANELTSFTAFFKSAFTTISFLDIFSSIFKAIVFGFTIGVAGCYQGYYAQNGTQGVGRAANLAVVLSMFLIFIEEMVIVQFVNAIR; encoded by the coding sequence AAGAAATTTTTTATTTCAGGAAAAACAGATTCTTTTTTTTCAGGAGTCTATAATGTATACGTATTTATTGGTCACTTTTTCAAAGAAACATTTTCGCGTCCTTTTGAATTTAAAGAAGTCATCAACCAGTGTTACCAGGTTGGTTATAGATCACTGCCACTTGTTTCTTTAACCGGTTTTATTACCGGTATTGTTTTTACCAAACAATCACGTCCGTCTTTATCAACTTTCGGCGCGAGTTCATGGTTGCCTTCACTTATATCTATTGCAATTATAAGAGCATTGGCGCCGTTGGTTACCGCTTTAATAGCAGCAGGTAAAGTAGGTTCTAATATAGGTGCAGAATTAGGCTCCATGAAAGTTACCGAGCAGATCGATGCTATGGAAGTATCCGCAACAAATCCATTTAAATTTCTTGTAGTAACCCGTATTCTCGCTATCACTTTTATGTTGCCTGTATTGGTATTGTATACAGGTTTTATTGGTATGATGGGCGCATATCTGAATATACATGCCAACGAACTTACCAGCTTTACTGCATTTTTTAAAAGTGCATTTACTACCATTTCATTCCTTGATATATTTTCCTCCATTTTTAAAGCTATTGTGTTTGGCTTTACTATCGGAGTGGCTGGTTGTTACCAGGGCTACTATGCGCAAAACGGTACACAGGGTGTAGGAAGGGCAGCCAATTTAGCGGTCGTGCTTTCTATGTTCTTAATTTTTATAGAAGAAATGGTGATAGTGCAGTTTGTAAATGCAATAAGGTAA